One stretch of Phaeobacter inhibens DSM 16374 DNA includes these proteins:
- a CDS encoding helix-turn-helix transcriptional regulator has protein sequence MTHHDPDTLATVSLPFIEDWLSALQASCDVDQIHRILTHSGLSQLANSKPAANRATQRVTLDQIVELYQIAAAETGDEMPGLWSRPVRPRALQHLLTTVREAGNLPAALYRFSTFWNLILDDYHIELKSEESYISLSLVPRGAQEAHRFGHMLLLKLVHGLLSWLAGYEVPVQAVQFAFDQPGFAQDYGVIFPAPVRFSQLCSAISFDPQQLGPPQPRSPAELAAFLDRAPRDWIFTGFREHRLSLQIRDFLYRSNWEDCRLGDAAAMLNVTPRTLMRRLEDEAASFQSIKDALRRDIAIRDLRAGHKSIEDISHDLGFSSSANFHRAFRRWTGGTTSSYR, from the coding sequence ATGACACACCATGATCCAGACACCCTTGCAACCGTTTCACTGCCCTTCATTGAAGACTGGCTGTCGGCTCTTCAGGCCAGTTGTGACGTGGATCAGATACACAGGATCCTGACCCACAGCGGTCTTTCCCAGCTTGCGAACTCGAAGCCCGCTGCTAACAGGGCCACACAGCGGGTTACATTGGATCAGATCGTTGAGCTCTATCAAATTGCAGCCGCTGAAACAGGCGATGAAATGCCTGGCCTTTGGAGCCGCCCTGTCCGTCCACGGGCGTTACAGCACCTGCTCACAACTGTGCGCGAAGCAGGAAATCTACCAGCAGCACTCTATCGGTTTTCGACATTTTGGAATCTGATATTGGACGACTATCACATTGAATTAAAATCAGAAGAATCATATATTTCTCTAAGTCTCGTGCCACGTGGCGCGCAGGAGGCTCACCGGTTCGGGCATATGCTCCTGCTCAAATTAGTGCATGGATTGCTGTCTTGGCTCGCAGGCTACGAGGTGCCGGTTCAGGCTGTGCAGTTTGCATTTGACCAACCCGGTTTTGCGCAGGACTACGGGGTAATTTTTCCCGCCCCGGTCCGCTTCTCTCAACTGTGTTCCGCTATTTCATTTGATCCGCAACAGCTCGGGCCCCCGCAGCCTCGCAGCCCGGCGGAACTTGCGGCATTCCTGGACCGGGCGCCGCGAGACTGGATCTTCACCGGTTTTCGCGAGCATCGGCTGTCCCTGCAGATCCGGGATTTTCTTTATCGGTCAAACTGGGAAGACTGCCGTCTGGGAGACGCGGCGGCGATGCTGAATGTGACACCCCGCACGCTTATGCGTCGGCTGGAGGATGAGGCCGCGTCCTTTCAGTCCATCAAGGACGCATTACGCCGCGATATCGCCATTCGTGACCTGCGGGCAGGTCACAAATCTATCGAAGACATCTCCCACGACCTCGGCTTTTCGTCGTCCGCAAACTTTCACCGCGCCTTCCGCCGCTGGACCGGTGGAACAACCAGTTCGTACCGATAG
- a CDS encoding acyl-CoA dehydrogenase, with the protein MTYEAPIRDMMFNLDHLSQWPQVSALEKYREIDRTDARAALEELGRFCTDLIAPLSSVGDTTGARLDGDKVVLPEAFATAYAQFVDMGWQSLAHPVDHGGMGLPRVVGAAATEILNAADMSFGLCPLLTDGAIDALQLSGTEAQKELYLRPLVSGRWTGTMNLTEPQAGSDLGRVRCKAEPRADGSYGVSGTKIFITYGAHELSENIIHLVLARTPGAPDGHRGLSLFLVPKFLVDQDGTPGDRNSVNCVSIEHKLGVRASPTAVLEYDNATGYLIGEENRGLEYMFTMMNAARFAVGVQGVAVSERAYQHALSYAMERVQGQAIGLAPDKTTAIIGHPDVRRMVLRMRALVEGGRSLSMAAAGWLDLSQNGDDDIRAETAPVAEFLVPLVKAFCSERAVEVASLGVQIHGGMGFIEETGVAQFYRDARILPIYEGTTAIQANDLLGRKVLRDAGQTARRFSAMIADTEAALQTGSAKLQDIAARLGEARAAFDASLAWLLETAPNDPRAAFGGSVPFLNLTGTLAAGWQLARGARAAEAELQRGNETDFMAQKITTVQIFAHHILVECESDRARIMTGATSLLDEASQV; encoded by the coding sequence ATGACCTATGAAGCTCCGATCCGTGACATGATGTTCAATCTGGACCATCTCTCGCAATGGCCGCAGGTCAGCGCCCTTGAGAAATACCGTGAGATTGATCGCACTGATGCCCGGGCTGCGCTGGAAGAATTGGGCCGGTTTTGCACTGATCTGATCGCCCCGCTATCCTCTGTCGGTGACACCACCGGGGCACGGCTTGATGGAGATAAGGTAGTTCTGCCGGAGGCCTTTGCGACTGCCTATGCACAGTTCGTGGACATGGGGTGGCAGAGCCTGGCGCATCCGGTAGATCACGGTGGAATGGGTCTGCCCCGCGTGGTTGGTGCCGCAGCTACCGAAATCCTGAACGCGGCGGATATGAGTTTTGGTCTCTGCCCGCTTCTTACAGATGGTGCCATCGACGCGCTGCAATTGTCGGGAACCGAGGCGCAGAAAGAGCTCTATCTTCGCCCGCTGGTTTCCGGCCGATGGACCGGAACTATGAACCTGACGGAACCGCAGGCCGGCAGCGATCTGGGGCGGGTGCGCTGCAAGGCAGAGCCGCGCGCGGATGGCAGCTACGGCGTCAGCGGCACCAAGATTTTCATCACCTATGGCGCGCATGAGCTGTCGGAGAATATTATCCACCTGGTTCTGGCCCGGACGCCTGGCGCGCCCGACGGCCACCGGGGGCTAAGCTTGTTTCTGGTGCCCAAGTTCCTCGTCGATCAGGATGGCACCCCCGGCGACCGCAACAGCGTTAATTGCGTCAGTATCGAACACAAGCTGGGAGTGCGGGCGAGCCCCACCGCGGTCTTGGAGTATGACAATGCCACCGGCTACCTGATCGGGGAGGAAAACCGCGGTCTAGAATATATGTTCACCATGATGAATGCCGCGCGGTTTGCGGTGGGGGTGCAGGGCGTCGCAGTTTCCGAACGCGCCTATCAGCACGCGCTGTCCTACGCCATGGAGCGGGTACAGGGGCAGGCGATCGGACTTGCTCCTGATAAAACAACGGCGATCATTGGTCACCCCGATGTGCGCCGCATGGTTTTGCGGATGCGGGCGCTGGTCGAAGGGGGCCGCTCTCTGAGTATGGCTGCCGCCGGCTGGCTGGATTTGTCCCAAAACGGTGATGATGACATCCGCGCCGAGACCGCGCCGGTGGCTGAATTTCTGGTTCCCTTGGTCAAGGCGTTCTGTTCGGAGCGGGCGGTTGAGGTGGCATCGCTCGGGGTCCAGATCCACGGCGGTATGGGGTTCATTGAAGAAACCGGTGTGGCACAGTTTTACCGGGATGCGCGCATTCTGCCGATCTATGAAGGCACGACCGCCATTCAGGCCAACGACCTTCTAGGGCGCAAGGTCTTGCGAGACGCCGGTCAAACGGCGCGCCGGTTCTCCGCTATGATTGCAGATACCGAGGCTGCCTTGCAAACAGGAAGCGCTAAACTGCAGGATATCGCGGCACGCCTTGGCGAGGCGAGGGCGGCGTTTGATGCCAGCCTCGCCTGGTTGCTGGAAACCGCCCCCAATGATCCCAGAGCCGCATTTGGTGGCAGCGTCCCATTCCTCAACCTCACCGGGACGCTTGCTGCTGGCTGGCAGCTGGCGCGCGGTGCGCGTGCTGCCGAGGCAGAACTGCAGCGGGGGAATGAGACCGACTTCATGGCACAAAAAATTACCACCGTGCAGATTTTCGCACATCATATTCTGGTCGAATGCGAGAGCGATCGTGCGCGTATCATGACGGGTGCAACCAGCCTTCTTGACGAGGCCAGCCAGGTCTGA
- a CDS encoding PLP-dependent aminotransferase family protein, giving the protein MAKTRTGAALLSLSLDRDGADTLQAQLLAQLRRLILDRMISPGSKLPSSRTLAEELSVSRVTVSAVIDQLISEGYLEGRARSGVYVEAELPDQLPEAQSGTAASMEQGRSGTFPEEASRAVPATLRPFDASAPELTLFPYRQWARHHDQTWRRPDAALLSRVDSFGWPPLREAIADHLREWRGLPCTAEQIFITSGVVEAISLIAAATLNEGDVVLTEEPGYAVLNRAVHQNRLIPVPSPVDQQGFDIKTALQTAPRAKAAIVTPSRHYPLGVTLPLSRRLELIEWAVGCNAYVIEDDFDSEYRFQGKPLPAMMSLSNQDRVIYVGSFSKVIFSAMRLGFVVFPKSMLPKVRSALSQTDQQASLMLQPVLARFMQSGDFAIHIRRMRRLYAKRQAAVLKAIKLHAADLLIVDPVPAGMHLVAMLTPDLQNRMNDTEAAERAKSAGVIVQPLSSFFAGPPVNQGLVMGFAGFSEERLEKGVQDLAAALRV; this is encoded by the coding sequence ATGGCTAAGACCAGAACGGGGGCTGCGTTGCTGTCCCTATCCCTTGATCGCGATGGTGCAGACACGCTTCAGGCGCAGCTTCTTGCCCAGCTGAGACGATTGATTTTGGACAGGATGATATCTCCGGGATCAAAACTTCCCTCCAGTCGCACGCTGGCTGAGGAGCTGTCGGTCTCGCGGGTGACGGTCTCAGCAGTCATCGATCAGTTGATCAGCGAAGGCTATCTGGAGGGGCGCGCCCGCTCCGGTGTCTATGTCGAAGCAGAATTGCCGGATCAATTGCCAGAGGCACAATCCGGTACTGCGGCCTCTATGGAGCAGGGCAGGTCCGGTACCTTTCCCGAAGAAGCGTCCCGGGCCGTGCCCGCGACCTTACGGCCATTTGATGCCTCCGCACCCGAACTGACGCTATTTCCTTACCGGCAGTGGGCGCGTCATCACGATCAGACCTGGAGGAGACCGGACGCTGCCCTGCTGTCGCGTGTCGATTCATTTGGCTGGCCGCCTCTGCGGGAGGCTATTGCGGATCATTTACGTGAATGGCGTGGATTGCCCTGCACGGCAGAACAGATATTCATCACATCAGGTGTCGTCGAAGCCATCAGTCTGATTGCTGCTGCAACGCTGAACGAAGGGGATGTGGTACTGACCGAGGAGCCAGGTTACGCCGTCCTGAACCGGGCTGTGCATCAAAACCGGCTTATACCTGTGCCGTCGCCGGTTGACCAACAGGGGTTTGATATCAAGACGGCGCTTCAGACGGCTCCCCGGGCGAAGGCGGCAATCGTTACCCCATCGCGCCATTATCCGCTTGGCGTCACACTCCCACTGTCCCGTCGGCTTGAGCTCATCGAATGGGCCGTTGGGTGCAACGCCTATGTAATCGAGGACGACTTCGACAGTGAATACCGGTTCCAAGGCAAGCCGCTTCCCGCCATGATGAGCCTCAGCAATCAGGATCGGGTGATTTACGTCGGCAGCTTCTCGAAAGTGATTTTTTCTGCAATGAGGCTCGGGTTTGTGGTTTTCCCAAAGTCGATGCTGCCCAAGGTGAGGTCGGCATTGTCCCAGACAGATCAGCAGGCATCGCTGATGCTGCAGCCGGTCCTGGCGCGGTTCATGCAAAGCGGTGATTTCGCCATACACATCCGGCGCATGCGACGCCTGTATGCGAAACGACAGGCGGCAGTCTTGAAGGCAATCAAGCTGCATGCCGCCGATCTTCTGATTGTCGATCCTGTACCTGCCGGAATGCATCTGGTCGCCATGTTGACGCCAGACCTACAGAACCGCATGAACGATACTGAGGCTGCAGAACGGGCTAAATCCGCCGGAGTTATCGTGCAGCCTTTGTCGTCGTTTTTTGCAGGACCTCCTGTGAACCAAGGGCTTGTCATGGGGTTCGCTGGTTTTTCGGAAGAACGCTTGGAGAAAGGTGTCCAAGATCTAGCGGCTGCGTTGAGAGTGTAA
- a CDS encoding sarcosine oxidase subunit alpha family protein, which translates to MSRRSVLKNRLSGGLIDHDALLSFQFDGKTYEGHQGDTLASALLANGVQLMGRSFKYHRPRGVLTAGSEEPNALVELRSGGRQEPNTRATVVELFAGLEARSQNRWPSLDHDMMAINDRFSNFLTAGFYYKTFMWPKAFWEKLYEPIIRKAAGLGSLTGEADPDAYDKGYLHCDLLIIGAGPTGLAAALTAGRAGAQVILAEEDYRLGGRLLSETKALSEMSGTDWVAQTQAELAALPNVRVMPRTTVFGAYDHGIYGAVERNADHVPTPTAGKPRQTLWRIYSKRALIATGAIERPIAFENNDRPGVMLAGAARAYANRWAATPGQSVVVFANNDDAYHTARDLMAKGVEVPAIVDVRNDAPTLSGTEVLAGAEIIDTKGRLGLSSVTVRLANGQTRTIACDALAMSGGWNPNLGLTCHQRGRPVWNDAIQSFVPGDGLPTGQLVAGAAMREMTTAQALKGGAERAVEALGDLGISARAADLPQAEDAPVSLTPFWHVKGAKRAWLDFQNDVTVKDVKLAHQENFTSVEHLKRYTTLGMATDQGKTSNLGALAAMAELTGKSIPDTGTTIFRPPYTPVAMGALAGRAVGKDFHPTRLTPSHKWAEEQGAVFVEVGNWLRAQWFPREGETHWRQSVDREVLQTRNSVGICDVTTLGKIDVQGADAATFLNMVYANGFAKLPVGKVRYGLMLREDGVAYDDGTAARLAEDHFVVTTTTANAVLVYRNMEFVRQCLCPDLDVQLISTTEAWAQYAVAGPNARKLLQKIVDPEFDISNEAFPFMGCGEVTVCGGCRARLFRISFSGELAYEIAVPTRYGDALMREMMEAGEEFDVTPYGTEALGVMRIEKGHAAGNELNGTTSALNLGLGRMVSTKKDCIGNVLSRRDGMNTENALNLVGVRPVKSSDGVPAGGHLMATDGPVDAAHDQGYVTSAAYSPILQSAIGLAFVKGGANRMGERLRLVNPLENQTVLVEIVSPHFVDPEGEKLRA; encoded by the coding sequence ATGAGCCGGAGATCCGTGTTGAAAAATCGACTATCGGGCGGCCTTATCGACCACGATGCCCTGCTGTCGTTCCAGTTTGATGGCAAGACCTATGAGGGCCATCAGGGTGATACGTTGGCGTCTGCGCTGCTGGCCAATGGTGTGCAGCTAATGGGGCGCTCCTTCAAATATCACCGCCCACGCGGTGTGCTGACTGCTGGCAGTGAGGAACCCAACGCACTGGTTGAACTGCGTTCCGGCGGGCGTCAGGAACCCAATACCCGCGCCACGGTTGTTGAGCTTTTTGCGGGATTGGAGGCCCGGTCACAAAACCGATGGCCGTCGCTTGACCATGATATGATGGCGATCAATGACCGGTTTTCAAATTTCCTGACAGCCGGCTTTTATTACAAGACCTTCATGTGGCCAAAAGCGTTTTGGGAAAAACTCTACGAGCCGATCATTCGCAAGGCTGCAGGACTTGGCAGCCTGACCGGGGAGGCAGATCCGGATGCCTATGACAAGGGATACCTGCATTGTGATCTGCTGATCATTGGCGCAGGACCGACCGGACTGGCGGCGGCTCTGACCGCAGGCCGGGCTGGCGCACAGGTCATTTTGGCGGAGGAAGACTATCGCCTCGGCGGTCGTTTGCTAAGCGAAACCAAAGCGCTGTCGGAAATGTCTGGCACCGACTGGGTGGCGCAGACACAGGCAGAGCTAGCCGCGCTGCCAAATGTTCGCGTGATGCCACGTACAACCGTGTTTGGAGCCTATGATCACGGCATCTACGGCGCGGTTGAACGCAACGCGGATCACGTGCCGACGCCGACAGCGGGGAAACCGCGCCAGACGCTTTGGCGGATCTACTCAAAACGTGCACTGATTGCGACCGGCGCAATTGAACGTCCGATCGCCTTTGAGAACAATGATCGACCGGGCGTGATGCTGGCGGGGGCTGCACGGGCCTATGCCAACCGTTGGGCGGCGACACCGGGCCAGTCTGTGGTGGTCTTTGCCAATAATGACGATGCCTATCACACCGCTCGCGATCTGATGGCGAAGGGGGTGGAGGTGCCCGCAATCGTCGATGTGCGCAATGACGCGCCAACCCTGTCGGGTACCGAGGTTCTCGCCGGGGCCGAAATCATCGACACCAAGGGGCGTCTCGGCCTGTCGTCGGTCACTGTGCGTCTTGCAAATGGCCAAACCCGCACCATCGCTTGCGATGCACTTGCTATGTCGGGTGGCTGGAACCCCAATCTGGGCCTGACGTGCCATCAACGGGGTCGCCCGGTCTGGAATGACGCGATCCAGTCCTTTGTACCGGGGGATGGGCTGCCGACAGGTCAGCTGGTCGCTGGGGCGGCTATGAGGGAAATGACCACTGCACAAGCTTTGAAGGGGGGCGCAGAGCGCGCCGTTGAGGCGCTTGGTGATCTTGGCATTTCAGCCCGTGCTGCGGATCTGCCGCAGGCCGAAGATGCGCCTGTCTCCCTGACGCCTTTCTGGCATGTCAAAGGTGCCAAACGCGCCTGGCTTGATTTCCAGAACGACGTGACCGTGAAGGATGTTAAGCTGGCCCATCAGGAGAACTTCACCTCGGTGGAGCATCTGAAGCGCTACACGACCCTTGGCATGGCAACTGATCAGGGAAAGACCTCGAACCTTGGCGCCTTGGCGGCTATGGCGGAACTGACGGGCAAATCTATCCCGGACACCGGCACCACCATCTTTCGCCCCCCTTACACGCCCGTTGCGATGGGTGCGCTGGCGGGCCGTGCTGTTGGCAAGGATTTTCATCCGACCCGCCTCACCCCCAGCCATAAATGGGCTGAGGAACAGGGCGCAGTCTTCGTTGAGGTGGGCAACTGGTTGCGGGCGCAGTGGTTCCCGCGCGAGGGTGAGACTCATTGGCGCCAGTCGGTGGACCGCGAGGTCCTTCAGACCCGGAACTCGGTCGGCATCTGTGATGTGACCACATTGGGAAAGATTGATGTGCAGGGCGCGGATGCTGCGACCTTCCTCAACATGGTTTACGCCAATGGATTTGCCAAACTACCTGTGGGCAAGGTCCGGTACGGCCTGATGCTGCGGGAGGACGGCGTTGCCTATGACGACGGCACTGCTGCACGGCTGGCCGAGGATCATTTTGTCGTCACCACCACCACGGCCAATGCCGTTCTGGTCTATCGCAATATGGAATTTGTTCGTCAGTGCCTCTGCCCTGATCTGGACGTGCAACTGATTTCGACAACCGAGGCCTGGGCGCAATACGCCGTCGCCGGTCCCAATGCACGCAAGCTGTTGCAAAAAATCGTCGACCCTGAGTTCGACATCTCCAACGAGGCGTTCCCCTTCATGGGGTGTGGTGAGGTCACGGTCTGTGGTGGATGCCGTGCACGGCTGTTCCGCATCTCTTTCTCGGGTGAGCTGGCCTATGAAATTGCGGTCCCAACCCGCTATGGCGATGCCCTGATGCGAGAGATGATGGAGGCAGGGGAAGAATTCGATGTGACACCCTATGGCACCGAAGCGCTGGGTGTGATGCGGATCGAAAAGGGACATGCCGCAGGCAATGAACTGAACGGCACCACATCCGCGCTGAACCTAGGTCTCGGCCGCATGGTCTCGACCAAAAAGGATTGCATTGGCAATGTGCTGAGCCGCCGCGACGGTATGAACACAGAGAATGCGCTGAACCTCGTCGGGGTGCGCCCCGTGAAGTCCAGCGATGGTGTTCCTGCCGGGGGGCATTTGATGGCGACCGATGGCCCGGTCGATGCAGCGCATGATCAGGGATATGTGACCTCTGCCGCCTATTCACCCATATTGCAAAGCGCAATCGGACTGGCCTTTGTCAAAGGTGGGGCAAATCGAATGGGCGAGCGGCTGCGTCTGGTCAACCCGCTGGAAAACCAAACCGTTCTGGTTGAGATTGTCAGCCCTCATTTCGTAGATCCCGAAGGGGAGAAGCTCCGTGCATAA
- a CDS encoding sarcosine oxidase subunit beta family protein: MRYSAFGLIKEALSGHKGWRPQWRDATPQAAYDYVIIGGGGHGLATAYYLAKEFGGARIAVLEKGWIGGGNVGRNTTIIRSNYLLDGNEPFYEFSLKLWENLEQDLNYNAMVSQRGILNLIHSDAQRDAARRRGNAMILNGSDAELLDTDGVRAMYPFLNFDDARFPIKGGLLHRRGGTVRHDAVAWGYARGADLRGVDIIQNCEVTGLRIESGKVLGVETSRGYIGAGKVGVSVAGNSSRLMSLADMRLPIESHVLQAFVSEGLKPFIPGVITYGAGHFYCSQSDKGGLVFGGDIDMYNSYAQRGNLPVVEDVVESGMSLIPALGRARLLRSWGGIMDMSMDGSPFIDKTHIEGLYFNGGWCYGGFKATPAAGYCFAHLLKTDRPHETATAYRLDRFMSGHMIDEKGQGAQPNLH; encoded by the coding sequence ATGCGATATTCTGCGTTTGGACTGATCAAGGAAGCCCTGAGCGGGCACAAGGGCTGGCGCCCGCAATGGCGTGATGCGACGCCGCAGGCGGCGTATGACTATGTGATTATTGGCGGTGGCGGGCATGGTCTTGCGACAGCCTATTATCTGGCCAAGGAGTTCGGCGGCGCGCGGATCGCTGTGCTGGAGAAAGGCTGGATCGGCGGCGGCAATGTCGGGCGGAATACCACGATCATCCGCTCCAACTATCTGTTGGATGGGAACGAGCCGTTTTATGAGTTTTCGCTGAAGCTCTGGGAAAATCTGGAGCAGGATCTGAACTACAACGCTATGGTCAGCCAGCGCGGTATTCTGAATCTGATCCATAGCGACGCGCAGCGCGATGCGGCCAGACGCCGTGGGAATGCCATGATCCTCAACGGCTCAGACGCCGAACTTCTGGACACGGATGGCGTTCGCGCAATGTATCCCTTCCTGAACTTTGATGACGCACGTTTTCCGATCAAAGGCGGCCTTTTGCACCGGCGCGGCGGCACGGTACGCCATGATGCGGTGGCCTGGGGCTATGCCCGTGGTGCCGATCTGCGCGGTGTCGATATCATCCAAAATTGCGAAGTTACCGGCCTGCGCATCGAAAGCGGCAAGGTGCTGGGCGTCGAAACCTCCCGTGGCTACATCGGGGCAGGCAAGGTCGGCGTCTCGGTTGCCGGCAACTCAAGCCGCCTGATGTCCCTGGCTGACATGCGCCTGCCAATCGAGAGCCATGTCTTGCAAGCCTTTGTTTCAGAAGGACTGAAGCCCTTTATTCCTGGCGTGATTACCTACGGGGCGGGGCATTTCTATTGCAGCCAGTCAGACAAGGGCGGGCTGGTCTTTGGTGGCGATATCGACATGTACAACTCTTACGCACAGCGCGGAAACCTGCCGGTTGTCGAAGATGTCGTCGAAAGTGGCATGTCATTGATCCCGGCTCTCGGGCGGGCGCGACTGCTGCGCAGCTGGGGCGGGATCATGGACATGTCGATGGATGGCTCTCCCTTCATCGACAAGACTCATATCGAGGGTCTCTATTTCAACGGTGGGTGGTGCTATGGCGGGTTCAAGGCCACGCCGGCAGCCGGCTACTGCTTCGCGCATCTTCTGAAAACCGATCGTCCGCATGAGACTGCGACCGCCTACCGGCTGGATCGCTTCATGTCCGGTCACATGATCGATGAAAAGGGCCAGGGCGCCCAACCGAACCTGCACTGA
- a CDS encoding sarcosine oxidase subunit delta: protein MIINHPLLGPRDAQEFTYLGDAGLMNRPYWLSETALQQFHDYLYLRKNPAGEHRELWFHEQGDRSWLVVTRNTTTHEILRVELARDVALANKAANTTQEPQQ, encoded by the coding sequence ATGATTATCAACCATCCGCTGCTTGGGCCCCGCGACGCGCAGGAGTTCACCTATTTGGGGGACGCTGGCCTGATGAACCGGCCCTATTGGCTGTCAGAAACGGCCCTGCAGCAGTTCCATGACTATCTGTATCTGCGCAAGAACCCGGCGGGGGAACATCGCGAGCTGTGGTTCCACGAACAGGGTGACCGGTCCTGGCTGGTGGTGACCCGGAACACCACGACGCATGAGATCCTGAGGGTGGAACTGGCCCGGGATGTGGCGCTTGCGAATAAAGCGGCTAATACCACGCAGGAGCCGCAGCAATGA
- the dmdD gene encoding methylthioacryloyl-CoA hydratase (part of the dimethylsulfoniopropionate catabolism pathway), with amino-acid sequence MLAKDSFSSYQNLAIEVQDNGVCVVTLDRPSKRNALDTATIEELVQFFSSAHRKGVKAVVLAGKGDHFCAGLDLVEHWKEDRTPDEFMHVCLRWHEAFNKMEYGGVPVIAALQGAVVGGGLELASAAHIRVMDQTTYFALPEGQRGIFTGGGATIRVSDLIGKSRMIDMILMGRVYQGQEAVDLGLAQYITDGSSFDKALELANRAAENLPLTNYAICSAISHLNNMSGMDAAYAEAVVAGVVNTQPAARARLEAFANKTAARVRPND; translated from the coding sequence ATGTTGGCAAAAGACAGTTTCAGCTCTTATCAGAACCTTGCAATCGAAGTGCAAGACAATGGCGTCTGCGTCGTAACCCTTGACCGCCCCAGCAAGCGCAACGCCCTGGATACTGCCACGATTGAGGAGCTGGTCCAGTTCTTCAGCAGTGCTCATCGCAAGGGGGTAAAGGCCGTGGTCCTGGCGGGCAAGGGCGACCATTTCTGCGCCGGTCTGGATCTGGTGGAGCACTGGAAAGAAGACCGAACCCCCGATGAATTCATGCATGTGTGCCTGCGCTGGCATGAGGCGTTCAACAAGATGGAATATGGCGGTGTACCAGTGATCGCAGCGCTGCAGGGCGCGGTGGTTGGCGGCGGTCTGGAGCTTGCCAGTGCCGCACATATTCGCGTGATGGATCAAACCACATATTTTGCCCTGCCTGAGGGGCAGCGTGGGATTTTCACTGGTGGTGGTGCAACTATTCGGGTGTCCGATCTGATCGGAAAATCCCGCATGATCGACATGATCCTGATGGGGCGTGTCTATCAGGGGCAGGAGGCGGTTGATCTGGGCTTGGCGCAGTACATCACAGATGGTTCCAGCTTTGATAAGGCGCTTGAGCTTGCCAATCGGGCAGCTGAAAACCTGCCGCTCACCAACTATGCCATCTGCTCCGCAATCAGCCACCTCAACAACATGTCCGGCATGGATGCGGCTTACGCCGAAGCCGTTGTCGCAGGCGTGGTCAACACGCAACCGGCCGCCCGCGCGCGGCTTGAGGCTTTCGCCAATAAAACTGCTGCTCGGGTGCGTCCGAACGACTAG